Sequence from the Guyparkeria hydrothermalis genome:
CGCGGTTTGCTCGCTGGTCGGCGTGTTCGCAACCGCCGGAGCGTCGCTGTCCACGTTGAACAGGGTGAACGCGCCCCAGGCGGCCAGCGCGATGACCACCGAGTAGACCGGCCAGGGAATGCGCTTGTACGTCTCATACGGGATGAATGACTCGTCTCGGACACCCGCGATCGACTCGATGCGGCGTTTCTTGCTCATGAGTCACCCCCGGAATTGCGGTAGCCGTTATCGCGAAGATCGCGTCGCACGGGCGGATAGCTGCGATCCAGGCTCAACAGGTAGGCCACCAGGTCGAGTGCTGCCTGCCGTGCGACTACCACCTTGCCGTCGGGTTTGAATTCATCCGGTACGCTTACCACGACGTCGCCGCTCTCTGCCGAAGATTTGGTCTCGAACAGGAACGGGAAGGCCGGCATGATGCTGTCCGAGTGAAGGGAGCGTGGGGCGTAGAGATGTGTCAGTTGCCAGTCGCGCGACGGTTGTCTGACCCCGATGTTCAGCAAGTCGGGCCCGGTCCGCATCGTGCCGAGCTGATGCGGTCGGTCGTAGACGTAGTCCGCCGGCGTGGAGGCACGTCCCCATCCGCGGGTCTCGTCCGGGGCCTGTGCCGACGAGCGCGGCTGCTGCGAATGGCAGTAGACGCAGCCGAGGTTGACGTAGTGTGCCCGTCCCCGGAGCTCCGCCTTGGAGTAGGGCTCCAGTTCGTCGGGTGGCTCGATCGGCGCGATCTGCATGGCGGGTCCGATGACGAGAAACAGCATCGCCAGCGCCAGGATGGCGAGGGCGACGATACCGAGAGGAAGAAGTCGGTTCATCGTCCTGTCCCTCCGTTAGCTCGTACGTTGGCGGTTGCCGCCGTTGCCGCCTCGTTGCGAGGCAGCAGGAACACGATGAGATGGAAGGCGAACAGGAGGTGCCCCAGGGTCATCAGGGTGCCGCCCACGGAGCGCGTGGTGAGGTAGGGCAGGGTTACGTGGACACTCTCCATGAATGGCCGGGCTGGATCGAGCATGGAGAGGCCCTGCAGCCACCCGCCTATCGTAAGGGCACCGACGTACAGCGTGATCCCCAGGGTGACCAGCCAGAAATGCCACGTGATCAGGGCCGGGAAGGGCCAACGCCGCCCTGTCAGGTGCGGAAGCATGTAGTAGATGGCGCCGAACATGACCAGCGCGACGAAGCCGTACATGCCGAGATGCGCGTGACCCACCGTGTAATGGGTGAAGTGGGTGACGGTATTCACCGCACGGACGGCTTCGAGGGAGCCCTGCAGGGATACGATCGTATAGAGAATCGCGCCCAGGGCCACGAACCGCAGAGGAATACTCTCACGCCACGCCCAGCCATTGGTGAGGCTCAGGGTGTGCTGGTTGATCGCCACGGCCACGACCGGGACGACCATCATCACAGACTGCACCACGGAAAGGGTCACGGCCCAGGTTGGGATCGGCCCACCGACCAGGTGATGCAGTCCGACTTGGCTGTAGAACAGCGCCAGGGCCCAGAAGCCCAGTAGCGAAAGCCGGTAGGAGAAGATGGGTTTGCCGATGATGCGCGGGATGAAATAGTACGCGGCCGCGAGCCCGAGCGGGGTGGCCCACAGGCCGAGCACGTTGTGGGCATACCACCAGTTGACCGTCGCCGCCTGAGCGCCGGCGTAGAGCGACGGGACGTTCGCGGTGATGAACAGCACCGGGAACCAGAGCATCGAGGCACTGATGTACCAGCCCGAGACGTAGATGTGGTTGATCTGGCGGTGCTTGCCGGTCGCGAGAACCGAGATCCCGATCAGCAGCACCGAGACGGCCAGTGCGATGTCGATCTGCCAGGGAAATTCCAGCCATTCCATGCCGTCGGTCCAACCGGAGCCGATCGCGATCACGCCGGCGGCGGTGGCGAGGTTCCACAGCACGCCACCCGAGAGGGCCGCCCCGGGATGCCGCAGGCGTGTGCGGAACAAGGTCGGGATGAGCCAGAGTGCGGTGCCGAGTGCCGCAAGCGAGGTCCAGCCGTAGACGACACTGTTGAGGTGCATGGTGCGCATGCGGCCGAACGTCAGTGGCGCACTGCCGTCCAGCAGGCCCGGGATATGGAGTTTGAGCGAGGAGATCAGCCCGAATGCGGAGCCGACCACGAGCCAGGTCACGGCCGTAACGAAAAAGAACAGGATCAATCGTTGCTCGGGTGGCCCGAACGAGTTTTCCCCAACGGTCGTTTGTTCGTTCTCGCCTTCCGGGAGGATCGAGCGGGCCTGATCCTGCGAGATATCGAACTGGTTTGAATAGATAGCCCAGATCAGAGCGATGATCGCGATCAGCGACATCACGAAACTGAAGGCCAGCAATGAGCCGATGGAATAGAGCATGTGCGGAATTCCCCTCGCGCCACGTGATTCATGGCGACCGCTCGGTTTCGAGGTAACGACGCACTGACGCTAGATCATGAGTGGACGCTTAGCAAAGCCACTCGTTATGACACCATGGAATGTCAGAATGCGTCTGACCATCGCGCCAGAGGGGCCAGTGGTCGGGAGGAAATAAGCGAACGCGCACCTTGGCCCTTGGCCGGGACAACGACGAGGAAAATCGTGGAGTCGAATCGATCGAGCCCCCTGTTGGAAATCACCGACCTGGACGTGTCGGTGGGTCAAGCCTCGCTGGTACGTCGTATCTCCTTGACCGTGGAGGAGGGTGAGCGCCTTGCATTGGTGGGCGAGTCCGGGTCCGGCAAGACCGTGACTGCGCTTTCCATCCTGCGCCTGTTCGAGGCTAGTGACGCCACGACCAGCGGGCGTATCCGGTTCGAGGGCGAGGACGTCCTCGGCATGAGCGAACCGCGCATCCGTGCCTTGCGCGGCGGCCGGGTCGGCATGATCTTCCAGGAGCCCATGACTGCGCTCAATCCACTGAAAACGATCGGTGCGCAGATCGCCGAGGTGCTCAGCCGTCACCTGGGGCTGCGCGGCGAGTCGTTGCGGACGCGTGTCCGGGAGCTGCTCGATCAGGTGCATCTGCCCCAACCCGACCGCGTGATGCGTGCGATGCCCCATCAGCTATCCGGCGGCCAGCGTCAGCGCGCCATGATCGCCATGGCCATTGCCTGCAATCCCAGTCTGCTGATCGCCGACGAACCGACCACGGCCCTGGATGCCGGCCTGCGCAAGACCATCATGGACCTCCTGGTGGAGTTGCAGCAGCGCCTCGGCATGAGCCTGCTGTTGATCACGCATGATCTGCCGGTCGTGCGACGTTACGCCGATCGCGTGGCGGTGATGCGCAACGGACAGATCGTCGAATCCGGGCCGACGGAGACAATCTTTTCCCAGCCCAAGGACGGCTATACGCGCACGCTGCTGGAGGCTCGGCAGGTGGCGCCGATGATCGATCCGCCTCGATCTGAGGCAGACGAACGGCTTCGTTGCCGTGACCTTCGGGTGGTGGTGGGCAAGCGCCGCTGGCTTGGTGAGGACACGCGCAGCGAAATTCTCAAGGGCGTCGATCTGGCTCTACATGCGGGCCAGACGCTCGGGGTGGTGGGCGAATCCGGCTCCGGCAAGACCACGTTGGCCCTGGCGTTGTTGCAGCTGACCGGTGGGGCCAGTGGCGCCGTGTGGCTTGCCGGGCGGCGGGTCGACGAGTTGGCCGAGAAGCGCTTCCGTCCGTATCGGCGTGATTTGCAGGTCGTGTTCCAGGATCCCTTCGGTGCCCTGTCACCGCGAATGAACATCGCCCAGATCGTGGGCGAGGGGCTGGATGTCCACGAACCCGGCCTGACGCGCAGCGAACGAAACGCGCAAATCGAGCAGGTGCTCACCGAGGTCGGGTTGAGTCCGAAGGTGATGTCCCGCTATCCACACGAATTCTCCGGGGGGCAGCGCCAGCGCATTGCCATCGCACGAGCGTTGATTCTGAGGCCCAAGGTCCTGATTCTCGACGAGCCGACCAGCGCGCTCGATGCCGCGGTGCAGCTGCAGGTGCTGCGGCTGCTGCGCGACCTTCAGGCCGAGCACGGCCTGACCTATCTTCTGATCACCCATGATCTCGCCGTGGTGCGGGCATTGGCGCATCACGTGGTGGTGATGCTTGACGGCGAAGTGATCGAGAGCGGACAGACGGAGACGCTGCTGAGCAATCCGAGCCACGACTACACGCGGCAACTCATCGACAGTGCCTTGATGGCCTGATTGTGGTCCGGGCCGTGACGACACCGAATCGTCGAAAATAAAAAAAGCCAGGCCGATAGGGCCTGGCTCGATAACGCCGCCGGTCTGCTGGAGCGATCAGTCCTTGAAGCGCTCCATCACCAACGAGGCGTTGGTGCCGCCGAAGCCGAAGCTGTTGGAGAGGATCGTGTCGATCCGCTTGCCTTCGAGCTTCTCGGTGGCGATGTTCGCATTTTCGGCTTCCGGCTCGAGGTTCTCGACGTTGGCCGAGGCCGCGACGAAGTCATTCTGCATCATCAGCAGCGAGTAGATCGCCTCGTGGACGCCTGCCGCGCCCAGCGCATGGCCGGAGAGCGACTTGGTCGAGGTGACGATCGGCTGGTGGTCGCCGAAGACCTCGGTCATCGCCTGCAGCTCGCGCAGGTCGCCCACCTTGGTGCTGGTGCCGTGTGCGTTGACGTAGTCGATCGGTGCATCGACGGTCGCCAGCGCCTGCTGCATGCAGCGCACCGCGCCTTCGCCGGACGGCTGGACCATGTCGTAGCCGTCGGACGTGGCGCCGTAGCCGGTGACCTCGGCGATGATGTTCGCGCCACGGGCCTGGGCATGCTCGAGCGACTCGAGTACCACCATGCCGCCGCCGCCGGCGATGACGAAGCCGTCACGGTCGACGTCGTAGGGACGCGAGGCCTTGTCCGGGGTGTCGTTGAAGTTCGAGGACAGGGCGCCCATGGCGTCGAACATCGCCGACAGCGACCAGTGCAGCTCCTCGCCGCCACCGGCGAAGATCACGTCCTGCTTGCCGAACTGGATCTGCTCGACGCCGGCGCCGATGCAGTGCGCGGAAGTCGAGCAGGCCGAGCTGATCGAGTAGTTGATGCCCTTGATCTTGAACGGCGTGGCGAGGCAGGCAGAGGTTGTCGAGCCCATGGTCCGGGTGACCATGTAGGGGCCGACGCGCTTTATGCCGCGCTCGCGGGCGACGTCCGCCGTCTGGACGATGTTCTCGCAGGAGGAGCCACCGGACCCGGTGATCAGGCCGGCGCGCGGGGTGGAGACCTGCTCCTCGGTCAGGCCGGCCTGCTCGATCGCCTCCTGCATCGCCAGGTAGTTGTAGGCGGCAGCGGAGCCCATGAATCGCATCAGCTTGCGATCGATGTGCTCGGACGGATCGATCTTGAGGGTGCCGGCGACGTGCGAGCGGAAACCATGCTCGACCTGTTCCGGATTGCGCTCGATACCGGAGCGACCTTCCTTCAACGAGGCGAGCACCTCTTTGCAGTTGTTACCCAGGCTGGACACGATGCCCATGCCGGTAATGACGACTCGGCGCATTATAGAGCTTACTCCGAAAGTGCTTCTGTACTGGTGAACAGTCCGACGCGAAGGTCTTTGGCCTCGTAGATGACCGTGCCGTCGCAGAGCATCTGCGCATCGGCAATACCCATGGTCAGCTTGCGCATGATGACGCGCTTCATCTGCACGCGGTATTCGACCTTCTTGTTCCTCGGCAGAACCTGTCCCGAGAATTTTACATCACCAACGCCCAACGCGCGTCCGTGACCTTTGCCACCGCTCCAGCCGAGGAAGAAGCCGACCAGCTGCCACATGGCGTCGAGGCCGAGGCAGCCCGGCATGACCGGGTCGCCTTCGAAATGGCAGCCGAAGAACCAGAGATCCGGGTGGATCGACAGTTCAGCATGCATTTCGCCCTTGCCGAATTCGCCGCCTTCGTCGGTGATGAGGTTGATGCGGTCGAACATCAGCATCGGCGGCAGCGGCAGCTGCGCATTGCCCGGGCCGAACATCTCGCCCTTGGCGCAACGGATCAGATCATCGTACTCGAAGCTGGTTTGGGACATGCGTATTCCTGGCGCAAAAACGCGAATGGTACCGAAATCGGGCGCGCGACGCAGCCTGTGGGAAATCACGCGGCTTGCGCGCATGCGTCCTGAACTATGCTCTCAGGCGTATAACCCCGAGCTGACGTGATGGAGGTGGCTCTGGATGAAACGATGCACAACCCAGCTGATCCCTGCTGTCTTCGCTGCGCTGACGCTGGCCGGGCCGGCCATTGGTAGCGAGGGCGAGGATCGACACGACCGCGTTCACGAGTTTCACGAAATGATGGAGCAACTGGGCGAGCACACGCAACGTATCGTTCAGGCGATCAACCATGAGGACTGGGAATGGGTGGCCAGCGAGGCGCGTGCCATCGCCGAGCATTCCCGGCCACCCGCCGAGGAGCGACGACGGATCAGGGCGTTTACGGGGGACCGTCATGCGAAATTCGCCGAGTACGACAAGGCGGTGCATTCGGATGCGGCGGAACTGGCGGAGAGCGCCGACGAAGGCGATGGCCGTGAAGTGATCAACGCTTTTGCGCGCCTGCAGACGTCCTGTCTCGACTGTCATGGCGCGTTTCGCGCCGAGTTCCGCCGGCACTTCTACCTGACCGAGTAGCGCTTGGAAGCGGGGCGGACGAGGCCCGGCGAACCGAGGATGGGGTTCGTCGGGTTTTTTGTTGCCCGCTTACGGGGTCCGACTGGCGCCGAGCGATCCGACTAACCAACCCAGCCAGCCGAGCATCAGGAGCAGGCCACCCAGCGGTGTCAGTGCCCCCGGCCACGGTGCGGCAAACAGGGCCAGCGCATACAGGCTGCCGGCGAAGAGAGCCAGGCCCAGGCACCAGGCCAGGGCAATCCCCCGGCGCCAAAGGGCGGTAGACGGCCAGAAGGCCAGGATCATCAATCCCAGGCTGTGGACCAGGTGGAACAGGGTGGCCGTATCCAGCTGACGCTGGTAGGTGAGTGCGCTCGGGGCAAGAGGCCCGTGGGCGCCGATGGCGCCAAGCACCACCGCCACCAGCCCGCTTGCCAGACCGAGGGCGAGGACGAGCCGGTCTGGCAAGCGGTGCGGGTGGGTCGAGCTGTCTGCCATGTGGCGACTCCGTCAGGGTGGCGATTCGGAAACGTGGCGCGACATCGATCTCAGAAATCGTCGTCCATCGCCGCGCGCAGTCGTCGTTCCTCTAGCAGGTCGTCGAGACGCCGGCGGGCATCCTTGTGACCGGCAATGCTGTCGAGCAGGTTATCGCTTTCCTGCTCGTCGTCCGAATCGTCGTCGTCCCAGGCGTCGTCGAGATCCTGGTAGTCGGTTTCCTTGCTCATGTCTGTCTCCCCGAGATCAATACGTTCAAGGCGCGCGGTGTGGCCGCGTCGCGTTGGCATCGATCGACGGTCATGGCGAAGGCGTCGGACGCCGATATCCCTTTGGGCCATCATGGAACCCGGATGCGGGAGGAGGCTCCTCGCGGCATCCGGGCCGGCACCCGACTCCCGAGGCTGACCAGCCGATTTCCGGCGCGTTATACCGCGTTTTTCCGGGGTGGAAAAGCAAAATATCGATCGGATTGGGAAGAGGGACGTGGCGCCGTTTGCGCGCATACAACAGCGGGTCGGAAGTCGCGTGGCAGAGGTGCCAGCGTCAACGTCGAATCAGCGGGAAGAAGTGCCGGGAAAAGTGGACCCAGCCGGGCTCAGATGAGGTCGTGGTCGCGGAGCTTTTTTCGCAGGGTGCTGCGGTTGATGCCCAGGCAGGCGGCCGCGCGGCTCTGGTTGTGATCGCAACGCTCGAGGACGCGGGCTAGCAGCGGGCGTTCGACCTGGCCCATTACCAGCTGGTAGAGGTTGCTGGGCTGATCTTCCTCGAACGCGTCCCAGAGGATGTCGAGCGCGTCGATGATGGTCTCGTGCACGTCACGGTGGCACTCGGCCGCGCGGCGAGCGGTTCCGTTGAGGGCGGGTGCGGAGTCGGCGGATGTGCTGGTGGAGTAGGTCATGGTCATGAACACAACGCTGCTTGGCTGGGCCCTCCGGCCGGCGTGATGAATGACCTTCATCAGGCCGACCGACCTTTTCACCGATCCGTATGTGATCGGCTATCCGGGATGCCGTTGCGGCAAGCGTCCTAGGTCAGGTCGGCCTCCCGCCGGTCGAGCCAATGGCGCTGGGACTCGATGGTCTCCAGCCGGTTGAACTCCTTGCGCATCCCTTCCTCAATCGGGAGCCGTGAAGAATACCACCCCCAGTGCTTCCTCGCGATGCGAACGCCCATCACATTTCCGTAATGGGAATAAATTTTCTCGAATTGCGCTCTCACGAAACTCATGATCTCGGTCGGGGCAGGCTCCTCGGGCACGCCGCGGTTCTCGAGGGCGGCGCGCAGTTGGGCGAAGAGCCACGGCCGGCCGAAGGCTGCCCGGCCGATCATCAGTCCGGCCGCACCGGTGGCCGAGAGCACGTGGAAGGCGTCCGGAACGGAGTCGAT
This genomic interval carries:
- a CDS encoding cbb3-type cytochrome c oxidase subunit II, translated to MNRLLPLGIVALAILALAMLFLVIGPAMQIAPIEPPDELEPYSKAELRGRAHYVNLGCVYCHSQQPRSSAQAPDETRGWGRASTPADYVYDRPHQLGTMRTGPDLLNIGVRQPSRDWQLTHLYAPRSLHSDSIMPAFPFLFETKSSAESGDVVVSVPDEFKPDGKVVVARQAALDLVAYLLSLDRSYPPVRRDLRDNGYRNSGGDS
- the ccoS gene encoding cbb3-type cytochrome oxidase assembly protein CcoS, producing MLYSIGSLLAFSFVMSLIAIIALIWAIYSNQFDISQDQARSILPEGENEQTTVGENSFGPPEQRLILFFFVTAVTWLVVGSAFGLISSLKLHIPGLLDGSAPLTFGRMRTMHLNSVVYGWTSLAALGTALWLIPTLFRTRLRHPGAALSGGVLWNLATAAGVIAIGSGWTDGMEWLEFPWQIDIALAVSVLLIGISVLATGKHRQINHIYVSGWYISASMLWFPVLFITANVPSLYAGAQAATVNWWYAHNVLGLWATPLGLAAAYYFIPRIIGKPIFSYRLSLLGFWALALFYSQVGLHHLVGGPIPTWAVTLSVVQSVMMVVPVVAVAINQHTLSLTNGWAWRESIPLRFVALGAILYTIVSLQGSLEAVRAVNTVTHFTHYTVGHAHLGMYGFVALVMFGAIYYMLPHLTGRRWPFPALITWHFWLVTLGITLYVGALTIGGWLQGLSMLDPARPFMESVHVTLPYLTTRSVGGTLMTLGHLLFAFHLIVFLLPRNEAATAATANVRANGGTGR
- a CDS encoding ABC transporter ATP-binding protein, with the protein product MESNRSSPLLEITDLDVSVGQASLVRRISLTVEEGERLALVGESGSGKTVTALSILRLFEASDATTSGRIRFEGEDVLGMSEPRIRALRGGRVGMIFQEPMTALNPLKTIGAQIAEVLSRHLGLRGESLRTRVRELLDQVHLPQPDRVMRAMPHQLSGGQRQRAMIAMAIACNPSLLIADEPTTALDAGLRKTIMDLLVELQQRLGMSLLLITHDLPVVRRYADRVAVMRNGQIVESGPTETIFSQPKDGYTRTLLEARQVAPMIDPPRSEADERLRCRDLRVVVGKRRWLGEDTRSEILKGVDLALHAGQTLGVVGESGSGKTTLALALLQLTGGASGAVWLAGRRVDELAEKRFRPYRRDLQVVFQDPFGALSPRMNIAQIVGEGLDVHEPGLTRSERNAQIEQVLTEVGLSPKVMSRYPHEFSGGQRQRIAIARALILRPKVLILDEPTSALDAAVQLQVLRLLRDLQAEHGLTYLLITHDLAVVRALAHHVVVMLDGEVIESGQTETLLSNPSHDYTRQLIDSALMA
- the fabB gene encoding beta-ketoacyl-ACP synthase I; this translates as MRRVVITGMGIVSSLGNNCKEVLASLKEGRSGIERNPEQVEHGFRSHVAGTLKIDPSEHIDRKLMRFMGSAAAYNYLAMQEAIEQAGLTEEQVSTPRAGLITGSGGSSCENIVQTADVARERGIKRVGPYMVTRTMGSTTSACLATPFKIKGINYSISSACSTSAHCIGAGVEQIQFGKQDVIFAGGGEELHWSLSAMFDAMGALSSNFNDTPDKASRPYDVDRDGFVIAGGGGMVVLESLEHAQARGANIIAEVTGYGATSDGYDMVQPSGEGAVRCMQQALATVDAPIDYVNAHGTSTKVGDLRELQAMTEVFGDHQPIVTSTKSLSGHALGAAGVHEAIYSLLMMQNDFVAASANVENLEPEAENANIATEKLEGKRIDTILSNSFGFGGTNASLVMERFKD
- the fabA gene encoding bifunctional 3-hydroxydecanoyl-ACP dehydratase/trans-2-decenoyl-ACP isomerase — protein: MSQTSFEYDDLIRCAKGEMFGPGNAQLPLPPMLMFDRINLITDEGGEFGKGEMHAELSIHPDLWFFGCHFEGDPVMPGCLGLDAMWQLVGFFLGWSGGKGHGRALGVGDVKFSGQVLPRNKKVEYRVQMKRVIMRKLTMGIADAQMLCDGTVIYEAKDLRVGLFTSTEALSE
- a CDS encoding cytochrome c: MKRCTTQLIPAVFAALTLAGPAIGSEGEDRHDRVHEFHEMMEQLGEHTQRIVQAINHEDWEWVASEARAIAEHSRPPAEERRRIRAFTGDRHAKFAEYDKAVHSDAAELAESADEGDGREVINAFARLQTSCLDCHGAFRAEFRRHFYLTE
- a CDS encoding DUF423 domain-containing protein, coding for MADSSTHPHRLPDRLVLALGLASGLVAVVLGAIGAHGPLAPSALTYQRQLDTATLFHLVHSLGLMILAFWPSTALWRRGIALAWCLGLALFAGSLYALALFAAPWPGALTPLGGLLLMLGWLGWLVGSLGASRTP
- a CDS encoding PA3496 family putative envelope integrity protein, which gives rise to MSKETDYQDLDDAWDDDDSDDEQESDNLLDSIAGHKDARRRLDDLLEERRLRAAMDDDF
- a CDS encoding helix-turn-helix domain-containing protein — its product is MTMTYSTSTSADSAPALNGTARRAAECHRDVHETIIDALDILWDAFEEDQPSNLYQLVMGQVERPLLARVLERCDHNQSRAAACLGINRSTLRKKLRDHDLI